The Syntrophus gentianae genome contains the following window.
CACAAATAGACCACGAGACGGCGGTGAGGCTCTGCACCCATTTCCCCATCGAGTTCTATTCCCTGACGGCGATCATCACGAAACTGACGGGTTTCGGATCGGAAATAAAAAAAAAGCAGAGCAGCTCTGGAGCCGTCCCGACGTGAGGAACTCCCTGGCGCTGTGTCACGACATGAAGGCGTTTCTCTATGAAGCTCGTCCCGACCTGATGCCCTACGGTTTCCTCTCCGATCTGGAGATTGAGCTGTGGGGGCGCTATTACGATGAAATGAACTCAAGGATCATGAGCCATGGCTGATCTTTCCAAAACGGTAGCCATCATCTTCGAAGGCGACGACCGGGTCTCAAAGACACTCAACGAACTGGACTCCAAGTTCGGCGCCCTGAACACGACGATCGGCAATATCGCCGCTCCCCTGGCCTCGGCGGCAGATGCCGTCCTGGCCATCGACGGCGCCCTGGCCGCCCTGGCGGTGGGTGGACTGGCCTACGCCTACAAGAAGTCTGTGGAGTTCGAAACGGCCATGGTCGGCCTCAAGAAGGTGGCGGGGGATTCCGAGGAAACCCTGAAGGCGGCCAGGACCTCGGCCTTCAATCTTTCCGCCCAGTACGGGGAGAGTGCCGCTAAAGTTCTCAACTCCACTACTGACTTCGTCCAGGCGGGCTATAACGTCCAGGAGTCCATGGTCCTGACGAAGGCCTCCATGGATCTGAAGATCGCAGGGGACGTCGAGGCGGCTCAGTCCAGCGAGATGCTCATCTCCATTCTCAAGGGCTTCAACGCCCCCGCCGCGGAAGCCACCCGGGTCATTGACATCCTCAACGAAGTCTCCAACAAGTACGCCACAGACGTGGAACAACTGGGACTGGGCATGTCCAAGCTGGCCCCCATCGCCAAGACCATGGGTTTTTCCTTCGAGGAGACTGCCGGGATGCTCACTCCGGTGATCGAAGTCTTCCGGTCAGGACCCGAGGCGGCGGACGCCCTCAAGACAGGTCTTTTGAAACTGGTGGACAACACGAAGTCCGTCCAGGACGCCCTGGCCTCCATCGGTGTGGCCCAGACGGATGCCAACGGCGCCCTGCGATCCGGGAAGGATATCCTGCAGGACGTCTCGATAGCATTCCAGTCCTTGGACCAGAACCAGAAGCTCTTCGTCACCCAGCAGCTGGTCGGCATCGAACAATCTGCCCGGATGGTGCAGGTCTTCGACAACCTCGGCAAGGTGACGGAAATC
Protein-coding sequences here:
- a CDS encoding phage tail tape measure protein yields the protein MADLSKTVAIIFEGDDRVSKTLNELDSKFGALNTTIGNIAAPLASAADAVLAIDGALAALAVGGLAYAYKKSVEFETAMVGLKKVAGDSEETLKAARTSAFNLSAQYGESAAKVLNSTTDFVQAGYNVQESMVLTKASMDLKIAGDVEAAQSSEMLISILKGFNAPAAEATRVIDILNEVSNKYATDVEQLGLGMSKLAPIAKTMGFSFEETAGMLTPVIEVFRSGPEAADALKTGLLKLVDNTKSVQDALASIGVAQTDANGALRSGKDILQDVSIAFQSLDQNQKLFVTQQLVGIEQSARMVQVFDNLGKVTEITGVAMNSAGSAAKEVAARMASSEVQLDRFKVGFENLGITIGDKFRESATKAIAGGNEIMSAFSGLVSSGTFDPVFDALSGFSTKLYDYLKIIAKNLPAAFEKVDFDGLLDALGDLGDAFGSWFDGIDLTTVDGLAEGLQTLVDIIAG